In Persicimonas caeni, a single window of DNA contains:
- the trpCF gene encoding bifunctional indole-3-glycerol-phosphate synthase TrpC/phosphoribosylanthranilate isomerase TrpF: MALEDLVNQTRTALEQRAQDRDVSAHARQQRPSNRSLADALAGDRLGYILECEQALAFGEQSTGEIDPAALARTFAPFAQAVAISFREGRFEQNRQKVRAIRDVVDLPVVCDDVVVEPYQVHEAREFGADAITLMPAVVTPAVFDECVSAARSVNLDVVGVVRNSDDLDQVLDAGISLVGIDNRNFDDMSFDLGHTRELAPKVPDDCTVISLGGFDDHRQIVALRAHFDAVLTGGSLVDSGDVPRALRELIFGRVKVCGLAHPADARAAWQAGATHGGLIFAPGSARHVNYDAARVICAAAPLEFVGVFVDDSMDEIACCAERLSMSAVQLHGRESNDYILELRRRIPRKTEIWKAVHVDGKLPNLSSIHADRILLDNFERGRAGKSAIFDWSLLGELDARSRDRILLGGGLTPDNAARADDFGTWALDVNLGVESSTGTKSRALLDQFFAALRR, from the coding sequence ATGGCACTCGAAGACCTGGTCAATCAGACGCGCACCGCACTCGAGCAACGCGCGCAAGACCGAGATGTCTCCGCACACGCCCGTCAACAACGACCGTCGAACCGCAGCCTCGCAGACGCGCTGGCCGGCGATCGGCTCGGCTACATTCTCGAATGCGAACAGGCATTGGCCTTCGGCGAGCAGTCCACCGGCGAGATCGACCCCGCCGCGCTTGCACGCACCTTCGCGCCCTTCGCCCAGGCCGTCGCGATCAGCTTTCGCGAGGGACGCTTCGAGCAGAATCGTCAAAAAGTCCGCGCGATCCGTGACGTGGTCGACCTTCCGGTGGTCTGCGACGACGTCGTCGTCGAGCCTTATCAGGTCCACGAGGCGCGTGAGTTCGGGGCCGATGCCATCACGCTGATGCCCGCCGTGGTCACCCCGGCGGTCTTCGACGAGTGCGTCTCCGCGGCGCGCTCAGTCAACCTCGACGTGGTCGGGGTGGTGCGAAATAGCGACGATCTCGACCAGGTGCTCGACGCCGGCATCTCGCTGGTCGGCATCGATAACCGCAACTTCGACGACATGAGTTTCGATCTGGGGCATACCCGCGAGCTCGCCCCGAAGGTGCCCGACGACTGCACCGTCATTTCACTGGGCGGTTTCGACGACCACCGCCAGATCGTCGCACTGCGCGCCCACTTCGACGCGGTGCTCACCGGAGGGTCGCTGGTCGATTCGGGCGACGTCCCGCGAGCACTTCGAGAGCTTATCTTTGGCCGGGTCAAGGTCTGTGGCTTGGCGCATCCTGCCGACGCGCGAGCCGCATGGCAGGCGGGCGCCACTCACGGCGGGCTTATCTTCGCGCCGGGCTCGGCGCGTCACGTCAACTACGACGCCGCGCGGGTCATCTGTGCGGCGGCGCCCCTGGAGTTCGTCGGTGTCTTTGTCGACGACTCGATGGACGAAATCGCCTGCTGTGCCGAGCGGCTGAGCATGAGCGCGGTGCAACTTCACGGCCGTGAGAGCAACGACTACATCCTCGAGCTTCGACGCCGCATCCCCCGCAAGACCGAAATCTGGAAGGCGGTTCACGTCGATGGCAAGTTGCCCAACCTGTCGTCCATCCACGCCGACCGCATCCTGCTCGACAACTTCGAGCGCGGCCGCGCAGGCAAAAGCGCCATCTTCGACTGGTCGCTTCTCGGAGAACTCGACGCCCGCAGCCGCGACCGGATCCTCTTGGGAGGCGGGCTCACTCCCGACAACGCTGCGCGGGCCGACGACTTCGGAACGTGGGCGCTCGACGTCAACCTGGGCGTCGAGAGCTCGACCGGCACCAAGAGCCGCGCCCTCCTCGACCAGTTCTTCGCCGCCCTGCGGCGTTAG
- the panB gene encoding 3-methyl-2-oxobutanoate hydroxymethyltransferase, with the protein MARRTTTRDLHELYEAGIPITMVTCYDYTFARLVEKAEIDTILIGDSLGNVMQGQDTTLPVTVEDIIYHCRAVVRGNHSALIVADMPFMSYQASFEEGMRNAGRLLKEGGAQAVKVEGGRAVAPLVEQMSAHGIPVVGHLGLTPQSVHKLGGYRVQGRGEAAGQELLADAKALEEAGAFMLVLEMVPTELAQKVTESLSIPTIGIGAGNVTSGQVLVLQDLLGMNQSFTPKFLKRFANLEETVTEALGAYRDEVRERSYPGDEHSFD; encoded by the coding sequence ATGGCCAGAAGAACGACGACGCGTGACCTGCACGAGCTGTACGAGGCCGGCATCCCCATCACAATGGTGACCTGCTACGACTACACGTTTGCGCGTCTGGTAGAGAAAGCCGAGATCGACACGATTCTCATCGGTGACAGCCTCGGCAACGTGATGCAGGGCCAGGATACGACCCTGCCGGTGACCGTCGAGGATATCATCTACCACTGTCGGGCGGTCGTGCGCGGGAACCACAGCGCGCTCATCGTCGCCGACATGCCCTTTATGAGCTACCAGGCGAGCTTCGAGGAGGGGATGCGCAACGCTGGGCGTCTGCTCAAGGAAGGGGGCGCGCAAGCCGTCAAGGTCGAAGGAGGGCGGGCCGTCGCGCCGCTGGTCGAGCAGATGAGCGCCCACGGGATTCCGGTGGTCGGCCATCTGGGCTTGACCCCTCAGTCGGTGCACAAGCTCGGCGGCTACCGAGTGCAAGGCCGAGGCGAGGCCGCCGGCCAAGAGCTGCTGGCGGACGCCAAGGCACTCGAAGAGGCCGGCGCGTTCATGTTGGTGCTCGAGATGGTGCCCACCGAGCTGGCCCAAAAGGTCACCGAGAGCCTGTCGATTCCGACCATCGGCATCGGGGCGGGCAACGTGACGAGCGGCCAGGTGCTCGTGCTTCAGGATCTGCTCGGGATGAACCAGAGCTTTACCCCCAAGTTTTTGAAGCGCTTTGCCAACCTCGAAGAGACGGTGACCGAGGCCCTCGGCGCTTACCGCGATGAGGTTCGCGAGCGCAGCTACCCCGGCGACGAGCATTCCTTCGACTAA
- a CDS encoding hybrid sensor histidine kinase/response regulator, which yields MSAFEHGGDIAGHIRAHDGTLADLGPPEAWPPTLRTVVDTMLASSQSMFVVWGAARTWLYNNAFADIVGPDHPEAFGGSFEEVGPRLFPELVSVVERGLAGEPSRMEDNHVVLQARGQPNNAYQSVSCTPLRNDDGEVAGVLGILKDTTARQRAADKLRRAHSLIEGITRGTEDMIAAEDRDFRYLYFNEAYSREFEKLWGQQIKVGTSMIEAMAPWPEEQRKAKKLWSRALDGESFTTTMEFGPSEDEMRVYELRFNPIYDEEDRLLGAAHIFRDVTERVRMEEALRESKDRLHEADRRKDEYLAMLGHELRNPLAAVQSATDVVKMAAHDDDPRLVNAARVLERQSDHMAGIIDGLLEVSRIARGKISLSQETLDLRELLQELLNDQSSQVEARDLQIGASISNTPVWVTGDPVRLTQIFGNLMSNAIKFTEPPGRILVEVFEDDDEAVVRVTDTGVGIRSELLPSIFEAFRQEAQDFARSAGGLGLGLALAKNLAELHGGTISAYSPGRGSGAEFVVRLPLVEAPAVEDSAARPQEAGSRCILVVEDNPDAAQMLQDLLELKGHRVTVAHRVSEALEELSSQDFDVVFCDLGLPGASGYELARSVQKDASLDGLELIALTGYGQPEDRRRSAEAGFDEHLTKPVDLKALQRVLDALD from the coding sequence ATGAGTGCTTTCGAGCACGGCGGTGACATCGCTGGACATATCCGCGCCCATGACGGAACCCTTGCCGACCTCGGCCCCCCCGAAGCCTGGCCCCCGACGCTTCGCACGGTCGTCGACACGATGCTTGCGTCGAGCCAGTCAATGTTCGTTGTCTGGGGAGCCGCGCGCACGTGGCTTTACAACAACGCCTTCGCCGACATCGTCGGGCCCGACCACCCTGAGGCGTTCGGGGGCTCATTCGAGGAAGTGGGCCCGAGGCTGTTCCCCGAGCTGGTCTCGGTGGTCGAGCGCGGCCTGGCCGGCGAACCGAGCCGGATGGAGGACAACCACGTGGTGCTCCAGGCGCGCGGTCAGCCAAACAATGCATATCAGAGCGTCTCGTGCACGCCTCTTCGCAATGATGACGGTGAGGTCGCCGGTGTACTGGGCATTCTCAAAGACACCACTGCACGCCAACGCGCCGCAGACAAGCTTCGCCGCGCCCATAGCCTCATCGAGGGCATCACCCGGGGCACCGAAGACATGATCGCCGCCGAAGACCGTGACTTTCGCTACCTCTATTTCAACGAGGCCTATTCTCGAGAGTTCGAAAAGCTGTGGGGCCAGCAGATTAAGGTGGGCACCAGCATGATCGAGGCGATGGCGCCATGGCCCGAGGAACAGCGCAAAGCCAAGAAGCTGTGGAGCCGCGCGCTCGATGGGGAGTCATTCACGACCACCATGGAGTTCGGACCATCCGAAGACGAGATGCGCGTCTACGAGTTGCGCTTCAACCCGATCTACGACGAGGAAGACCGGTTACTCGGCGCCGCGCATATCTTCCGCGACGTGACCGAACGGGTTCGCATGGAAGAAGCGCTGCGCGAGAGCAAAGACCGCCTCCATGAAGCCGACCGGCGCAAAGACGAGTACCTGGCCATGCTCGGCCACGAGCTGCGAAACCCGCTTGCGGCCGTGCAGAGCGCGACCGACGTGGTCAAGATGGCGGCTCACGACGATGACCCGCGTCTGGTCAATGCTGCCCGCGTGCTCGAGCGCCAATCTGATCATATGGCCGGCATCATCGATGGGCTGCTGGAAGTGTCGCGTATCGCGCGTGGTAAGATCTCGCTGAGTCAAGAGACCCTCGATCTACGCGAGCTGTTGCAGGAACTCCTGAACGACCAGTCGAGCCAAGTCGAGGCTCGCGACCTGCAGATTGGAGCGTCCATCTCGAACACCCCCGTTTGGGTCACCGGCGACCCGGTGCGCCTCACCCAGATCTTCGGCAATCTTATGAGCAACGCCATCAAGTTTACCGAACCGCCCGGTCGCATCTTGGTCGAAGTGTTCGAAGACGACGACGAAGCCGTGGTACGTGTCACCGACACTGGGGTCGGCATACGCAGCGAGTTGCTGCCGTCGATTTTCGAGGCATTTCGCCAAGAAGCGCAAGACTTCGCGCGGTCTGCAGGGGGCCTGGGGCTGGGGCTGGCGCTCGCCAAGAATCTGGCCGAGCTTCATGGGGGAACAATCTCGGCGTACAGCCCCGGCCGGGGGAGCGGCGCGGAGTTCGTGGTCCGCCTGCCCCTGGTCGAGGCGCCCGCCGTCGAGGACTCGGCGGCTCGTCCCCAGGAAGCAGGGTCACGCTGCATTCTGGTGGTCGAAGACAACCCCGATGCAGCGCAGATGCTACAAGACTTGCTCGAACTCAAGGGCCATCGAGTGACCGTGGCCCATCGGGTCTCGGAGGCACTCGAGGAGCTCTCGAGCCAAGACTTCGACGTGGTCTTTTGCGATCTGGGCCTGCCCGGCGCCAGCGGGTACGAATTGGCGCGGTCGGTCCAGAAAGACGCCTCACTCGATGGACTCGAACTGATCGCGTTGACCGGCTACGGACAACCGGAAGACCGTCGGCGGTCGGCCGAAGCCGGATTTGACGAGCACCTGACCAAGCCGGTCGACTTGAAGGCGCTCCAGCGGGTGCTCGACGCCCTCGATTAG
- the panC gene encoding pantoate--beta-alanine ligase, with protein MKVIDSIDELRRARRALEGSVAFVPTMGYLHEGHLELMREANRRADHLVVSIFVNPTQFAPGEDLDAYPRDPQGDQNKCAELGTELLFMPTPDNMYAGDHATTVEVAGLDEVLCGQSRPTHFQGVCTVVSKLFNIVAPDVAIFGEKDYQQLAILRRMTRDLNFPIEIVGVPTVREEDGLAISSRNKYLDGQQRQDARCLSQALAMAWRAYERGERDAEKLVGVAKARLRETVQLDAIDYVECVDPDSLERLNGDKRYIDEQRGAVLAMAVQVGHARLIDNLRLDRPLPDALR; from the coding sequence ATGAAAGTCATCGATTCCATCGACGAGCTCCGACGTGCGCGCCGTGCACTGGAGGGGAGCGTCGCGTTTGTTCCGACCATGGGCTATTTGCACGAAGGGCACCTCGAGCTGATGCGCGAGGCCAATCGCCGTGCCGACCACCTGGTGGTGAGCATCTTCGTCAACCCCACGCAATTTGCGCCCGGCGAAGATCTCGACGCCTACCCGCGCGACCCGCAAGGGGATCAGAACAAATGCGCCGAACTCGGCACCGAGCTTCTGTTCATGCCCACCCCCGACAACATGTATGCCGGCGACCACGCCACCACCGTCGAGGTGGCCGGGCTCGACGAGGTGTTGTGCGGCCAGAGCCGGCCGACGCACTTTCAAGGGGTCTGCACTGTCGTCAGCAAGCTGTTCAATATCGTCGCCCCTGATGTGGCCATCTTCGGCGAGAAGGATTACCAACAACTGGCTATCCTGCGGCGCATGACGCGTGACCTGAACTTCCCCATCGAGATTGTCGGCGTGCCCACGGTGCGTGAAGAGGATGGCCTGGCCATCTCGAGTCGCAACAAATATCTCGACGGCCAGCAGCGTCAGGATGCGCGTTGCTTGTCCCAGGCGCTTGCCATGGCGTGGCGAGCGTACGAGCGAGGCGAGCGTGATGCCGAGAAGTTGGTCGGGGTGGCCAAAGCGCGGCTGAGGGAGACGGTGCAGCTCGACGCGATCGACTACGTCGAGTGCGTCGACCCGGACTCGCTGGAGCGCCTGAATGGTGACAAGCGATACATCGATGAGCAGCGTGGGGCTGTGCTGGCAATGGCCGTACAGGTCGGCCACGCACGCCTGATCGACAACCTGAGGCTTGACAGACCCCTGCCGGACGCGCTTAGGTGA
- a CDS encoding TetR/AcrR family transcriptional regulator — MADADKKRSDKRERILDGALKAFAKKGFYNTKVSEIASEAGVADGTIYLYFKNKDDLLISLFEDRMEWIIDRLKTELSDMEGGAVAKFRHMVTIHCRLAVENPELAEFITVELRQSAKFVKEYENPKFGDYLKILQSLIEEGQQTGAMRDDVDVRLVSRACFGALDEVLLQLTLSQAGPEEVDAKAAQIAGMLVDGLVAK; from the coding sequence ATGGCTGACGCCGACAAAAAGCGAAGCGACAAGCGCGAGCGCATTCTCGACGGAGCGCTGAAGGCCTTCGCGAAGAAAGGTTTTTACAACACCAAGGTCTCGGAGATCGCCAGCGAAGCTGGTGTGGCGGACGGCACGATCTACTTGTACTTCAAGAACAAAGACGATCTGCTGATCTCTTTGTTCGAGGATCGCATGGAGTGGATCATCGATCGGCTCAAGACCGAGTTGAGCGACATGGAAGGTGGAGCCGTGGCCAAGTTTCGGCACATGGTCACCATTCATTGTCGCCTGGCAGTCGAGAATCCCGAGCTCGCCGAGTTCATCACCGTCGAGCTGCGCCAGAGCGCCAAATTTGTCAAAGAATACGAGAACCCGAAGTTCGGGGACTACCTCAAGATTTTGCAGAGTCTGATCGAAGAGGGCCAGCAGACCGGAGCGATGCGCGACGATGTCGACGTCCGCCTGGTCAGTCGCGCGTGTTTCGGCGCGCTCGACGAGGTGCTCTTGCAGCTGACCCTGTCACAGGCCGGCCCCGAAGAGGTCGACGCCAAAGCCGCGCAGATTGCCGGCATGCTCGTCGACGGACTGGTCGCCAAGTAA
- a CDS encoding electron transfer flavoprotein subunit beta/FixA family protein, which yields MKIKIAPDGSQLVTEGAEFVMNQMDEWGVEEAIQLKEEHGGEVVVVSVGPSAATKEIRTALAMGADRGILVETDADLDSDAVARVLAEVVKEEQPDVITMGKLSLDTDRNQTAQLLSAYLDYPQATYAYNVEIADGWASVGREIDGGTNTKRVKLPAIITAIERLNEPRYASLPGIMKAKRKPIDTKSPEDLGVDIAPKVKAVQYELPPEREAGEIVEDVDELISKLKNEAKVL from the coding sequence ATGAAGATCAAAATTGCGCCGGACGGCTCGCAACTCGTCACCGAGGGCGCCGAGTTCGTCATGAACCAGATGGATGAGTGGGGCGTCGAAGAGGCGATCCAACTCAAAGAAGAGCACGGCGGCGAGGTCGTGGTGGTCTCGGTCGGCCCGTCCGCGGCGACCAAAGAGATCCGCACCGCACTCGCCATGGGCGCCGATCGCGGCATCCTGGTCGAGACCGACGCCGATCTGGACAGCGACGCGGTCGCCCGCGTGCTGGCCGAAGTGGTCAAAGAAGAGCAGCCCGACGTCATCACGATGGGCAAGCTGTCGCTGGACACCGACCGCAACCAGACCGCGCAGCTTCTGTCGGCCTACCTCGACTACCCGCAGGCGACCTACGCCTACAACGTCGAGATCGCCGACGGTTGGGCCAGTGTCGGCCGCGAGATCGACGGCGGCACCAACACCAAGCGCGTCAAGCTGCCGGCGATCATCACCGCCATCGAGCGCCTCAACGAGCCGCGCTACGCCAGCCTGCCGGGCATCATGAAGGCCAAGCGCAAGCCCATCGACACCAAGAGCCCCGAAGATCTGGGCGTCGACATCGCCCCGAAGGTCAAGGCGGTCCAGTACGAGCTTCCGCCCGAGCGTGAAGCCGGTGAGATCGTCGAGGATGTCGACGAGCTGATCAGCAAGCTCAAGAACGAAGCAAAAGTGCTCTAA
- a CDS encoding electron transfer flavoprotein subunit alpha/FixB family protein, with protein sequence MANVLVVAEHQDGKLRKVTLPTITFGEQAAEVVGGEVHVLVLGHGVDAIADEVAKYGNVAKVHYANSAALEKYTAEGFAPVIAQVAEQVDAEIVAAPASAQGTDYLPRVAVALDAGMVTNAIKVWDDGGVRFQRPMLSGSVLETVEVTTPRKIAAVRTTDFDDAKEGDGAPVETVELGESRDDVEFVSMELVKSERPELTDADVVIAGGRGLKSGEAFEMLEEMADLFGGAVGASRAAVDSGYAPTDWQIGQTGKVVAPNLYVAIAISGAIQHLSGMKGSKVIVAINKDAEAPIFQVADYGLVADAFKVVPELNEKLKSMGLGS encoded by the coding sequence ATGGCCAACGTACTCGTTGTTGCCGAACATCAGGATGGCAAGCTTCGCAAGGTGACGCTGCCGACGATCACCTTTGGTGAACAGGCTGCCGAAGTCGTCGGCGGAGAAGTCCACGTGCTCGTGCTGGGTCACGGCGTCGATGCCATTGCCGACGAAGTCGCCAAGTATGGCAACGTCGCCAAGGTGCACTACGCCAACTCGGCGGCCCTCGAAAAATACACCGCCGAGGGCTTCGCCCCGGTGATCGCTCAGGTGGCCGAGCAGGTCGACGCTGAGATCGTCGCCGCACCTGCCAGCGCCCAGGGCACCGATTACCTGCCCCGCGTGGCCGTCGCGCTCGACGCCGGCATGGTCACCAACGCCATCAAGGTGTGGGACGACGGTGGCGTGCGCTTCCAGCGCCCGATGCTGTCGGGCAGCGTGCTCGAGACCGTCGAGGTGACCACCCCGCGCAAAATCGCCGCGGTGCGTACCACCGACTTCGACGACGCCAAAGAAGGCGACGGCGCGCCGGTCGAGACCGTCGAGCTCGGCGAGAGCCGCGACGACGTCGAATTCGTCTCGATGGAGCTCGTCAAGAGCGAGCGCCCCGAGTTGACCGACGCCGACGTGGTCATCGCCGGTGGCCGCGGACTCAAGTCCGGTGAGGCCTTCGAGATGCTCGAAGAGATGGCCGACCTGTTCGGTGGCGCCGTGGGCGCCAGCCGCGCGGCCGTCGACAGCGGCTATGCCCCCACCGACTGGCAGATCGGCCAGACCGGTAAGGTCGTCGCCCCGAACCTGTACGTGGCGATCGCCATCAGCGGCGCCATCCAGCACCTTTCGGGCATGAAAGGCTCGAAGGTCATCGTCGCCATCAACAAGGATGCCGAGGCGCCCATCTTCCAGGTGGCCGACTACGGACTTGTGGCCGATGCCTTCAAGGTCGTGCCCGAGCTGAACGAAAAGCTCAAGTCGATGGGGCTGGGTAGCTAA